The following is a genomic window from Anser cygnoides isolate HZ-2024a breed goose chromosome 33, Taihu_goose_T2T_genome, whole genome shotgun sequence.
AGGCTCAAACAtgcgcaggggaacagggatgTGATGGGAGGAACAAGCTGTGACACATAACGTCTTGAAAGGCCAGCTGCTACTGAAGCTGACCTCACGGCACCAATAAACCCCAATGAATTCCTAATCCCCCAGGCGGATTGGGCTTCACCCACAATGCCAACACAGCCACAGCTCTTTGCTTGGCCTTCAGGTGAATTGGAGAGCAAGGAGTAGCACATGTCCCatggggcagggaaaagggCAATGGTTAGGGATGCTCCTAAACTCCCACCTGAGTGCCTTGCAGTCCTTGCCTGTACAGGGTGACGGTGAATGTTTGGGAGCTTTTGCAAGTGGTTAGGATGGCTTCATCCCTTTACCCAAACTTCCACCACCTCTGTTTACCAGCCCATAAAAGGGAGGTAATGGCAGGCGTGCTGGCTGTGCACAGGGTTGCAAAGCACATCTTCCGCCAATTGCCTGTGACTCTTCCACATAGAGAACGTTTGGGATTAGGGAAAAATCAGGGTTTATTGGTGTTTCAGGTCAGCTTCAGCAGTGTCTGGCCTTTGATGTAGTTGAATGGCATGGTTTGTCACtcccatcacctccctgctccccagggcaaGTTTGAGCCACAGTGTCCCTGATGGGGAGGGATATAATTGCTCCACGTCTCCAAGTGTGTCATGATTTGTGCTGGCTTTATTGCATGAATATCTGAGGCTTCCACCACCGCCCCCTGCCTGATGTTGCAGGCTGTCTGGGACAGGTATAAAAGGGCTGAGGGCTTCGCAGCCCTCTATCCTGCTTCCTCCACTTGTCTCTAAACAGATCACCTGGTAAGTCGTGCTCTTGGAGGCTTCTCGGggctctctccctgcctccatCAGTACAGCCTCTCCCCAGATCCTTGCCTAACTCTGCCTGCGCTTTGCAGTACTCCTTGCCTGCGTGGAAGatgtcctgctccagcctgtgtGCTCCTGTGTGCGGGGTAGCCGCCCCGGCCCCAGTGGCTGACAGCTTCAACGAGCCCTGCGTGCAGCAGTGCCCTGACTCCACCGTGGTGATCCAGCCCCCGGCCACGGTGCTCACCTTGCCCGggcccatcctcagctccttcccgcagcaTGCCGTGGTCGGCTCGGCAGGAGTCCCGGGTGTGGCAGGGGGCTTCGGCGGCACTTTTGGAGGCCGTGGTGGCTTTGGgggctatggaggccttgggggCTATGGCGGCCTTTTgggctatggaggccttgggggTTACGGAGGCCTTGGTGGCTATGGAGGCCTTGGaggctatgggggctatggAGCATTTGGCAGCTGCGGATATGGCGGCTGGCGTCGGGGCCACAGGTACCTCAGTGGCAACTGCGGGCCCTGCTAAGCCCACCTCTGGCTCCAACCTCTGACAAAGGAGAGCTCCAGAGCTGCCCTGGTATGTCCCGCCATGACACCAGCAGGAAGGGCACCCCTTCATCATCACTGGCCTCCAGAGCTTGGGGGCCTCGTGCCTGCATGGGGCGCAACTCTGACTTTTACCTGCCCCGCTTGAGATTCTCTTCAGGACTTGCTGCCCCGTGATACGCAACCCAGCACCTTCCTCCTGTTCCTGTGGTGTCATTTCTGGTTCCATCCTCTGTGCTTTTTCCAAGGAGTTGGTGGATGCTCCTGGACAGGGGCTGCCTTTCTGCCATCTTCCTGCTCCCCTGGACTTGCAATAAAAGCTCTATTGCACCACATTCTCGACCCATGGtatttcttcatccttcttcTTCCAGACTTTCCCCAAACCTCTGAGCCGGGGCAGTTGGGCCGCTGGTTGCACTCCTGGCTTTGCTAAAGGGGCCTTTGGGCCGCTGGGGCAGGGCATTACGACTGAAGATCAGAGTCCCCAGTGGGTCTTGTAGAGGACAGCCCCCTGaacctcctcccttctctcagcgGGAAGAATGGCAATGTTCTCAATGTTTTCAATCTCAATGTTCTTTGAGAACACGACAGAGAAACAGACGTCTtgcacagccaccacagcatGTTTGACCTCTTTATATTGCCTTTTCTATGGTCACCCGTGGAGGTCTGGGGAGACAGAGAGACGGCCACTGCATGGTCAGGGCTCCTGCCACCTGCTGACTGTGCTCATGTGCCCAGCTGcaactggtggcactgggaagGGGTGAAGGAGACACAGCCAAGTCTGCCCAAGGTTCCCCTCACATCATGTACCCATTGCAGCCATCCAGAGCCAGGGGGCACAAAGGCCTTGAGTAGGAGGTGGGTGTCTGTACCCTCCTCATgtcccttcctttcccaaacATCTCGTGATTGTGTgatcctggctctgcacagtgGTCTTTCTTGGAGACGGTTCCTGCTAGGGAAATCAAGAAGAGCAGTCGGGCAGCAAGTTGTTCACTGCTGGGGGCTCAGGAGAACATGCATCACCCGTAATTGTCAagacaggggaaggggaaaacagcagcaaactgtCCGAGCAGCCACAgctttcctccaccacctgcgcAGAAGTTTGTGTGTCTCCTCTTGTGCTTGAGGacctcttttccatttctgcccaTCCACACCACTCCCCAGGCTCCAGTGCTAGGACCCCCAGCCAACCACTGGGTGCTGCCTCACATAGCATCCCCTGCATGCTGGGTGAGGGCAGAGTGGTGGGAGGCAGCAGTCGTGCCTCCTCACAGCTGTTGTGGCCAGGTGTTCTGGGGGCCTGGCCGTGCAGGTCGCTTGGTGTGCTGGTGTGTGAGGAAGGGCAGCCATGGCCTGGCAGCATGTCTGCAGTATGGGGCTGTGTGGAGCACTGCTGTCCTACCCGGGCAGAGCTGTGTCCACCAGCTACAAGCAGGCAAGCTGTGTATACAGGGAAGAGCTTCTGGCCCAGTGGTGGGGAAAGGCGTGCAAGTGCTCCATGGAgatgtgggaggaagaggagggaaacccgaggggctggaggaaaggCTGGTCGGAGGACCTCCGCCTCCTTCCTCTGTCCCGTGGCCTTCCACTTGGCTCTAACCAGGCCTATGCCCTTAGGGAGGCTGTGCTGACCGTCTTATAATGGCCGTGCTGTGCAGGGCATTTGGAGGAGTTGAGGGAACGCCTGCAGGGCCCCTGAAAATGCTCCGGTGGCAGCTCCCTGGCCTCACAGCAAGAAGTGAATGGAGGTAGGAACATGCAAAAAATGGGGTCGAAAATGTGGTGCAacagagattttatttcagttccaaGGGAGCATGGAGACAGCAGAAGGGTAGCCCCTGGCCAGGGGCAGGCCCGACTCCTTGCATAAACAAGAGAAGAGGTGAGCATCAGCAATGCCACAGGAACAGGCGTATGGTGCTGGGCAGTGTCATCATGGGGCAGCAAGTCCTGAAAAAAAGCTCAAGCAGGAAGGACAAAGACAGAGATGGGCCCCATGCAGGCATGAAACCTCCAGGCTCTGAAGCCCAGGGATGCTGAAGAGGAGCCCTTCCTGGCAACATCAGGTAGGGATGTTCCATGGAAGCTCTAGAGCCCTCCTTCATCAGGGGAGAGCTTCtggcccagggatggggaaaggcATGCAAGTGCTCCATGGAgatgtgggaggaagaggagggaaacccgaggggctggaggaaaggCTGGTGGGTGGACCTCCGCCTCCTTCCTCTGTCCCGTGGCCTCCCAGCTGACTCTAACCAGGCCTTTGCCCTTGGGGAGGCTGTGGCAACCCTCTTGTAATGGCCGTGATGCGCAGGGCTTTTGGAGGAGGTGAGGGAGTGCATACGGGGCCCCTGAGGACTCCGCGGTGGCAGCTCCCTAGCCTTACAGCAAGAAGCAAACGGAGGAAGGGTCACAGAAAAGACAGGGTCCAGAATGAGGTGCAACAGAGTTTTTATTTCAGgtccaggggagcagggagatggCAGAAAGGCAGCCAATGACTCCTTGCAGAAGGCAGAGCGTTGGTGAGCAGCCGCAATGCCACAGGAGGCGTCCGTTGCTTGGCTGCATCGTCATGGGGCAGCAAGTCCTGTAGAGAAGCTcaagcagggaggagaaggacagAGGTGGGCCCCATGCAGGCATTAGGCCTCCATGCTCTGGAGACCAGCGATGATAAAGGGGAGCCTTCCTGATGGTGTCATGTTATGACATTCCGGGGCAGCTCTGGAGCTCTCCTTCGTCAGGGGCTGGAGCCAGTGGTGGGCTTAGCAGGGCCCACAGCTGCCACTGAGGTACCTGAGGCCCCGGCGCCAGCCTCCGTATCCACAGCTCCCAAAGGCTccatagcccccatagcctCCAAGGCCTCCATAGCCACCAAGGCCTCCATAACCAccaaggcctccatagcccAAAAGGCCGCCATAGcccccaaggcctccatagcccCCAAAGCCACCACGGCCTCCAAAAGTGCCGCCGAAGCCCCCTGCAACACCCGGGACTCCGGCCGAGCCGACCACGGCAtgctgcgggaaggagctgaggatgggccCGGGCAAGGTGAGCACCGTGGCCGGGGGCTGGATCACCACGGTGGAGTCGGGGCACTGCCGCACGCAGGGCTCGTTGGCACTGTCAGCCACTGGGGCCGGGGCGGCCACCCCACACACAGGGGCACACAAGCTGGAGCAGGACATCTTCCACGCAGGCAAGGAGTACTGCAAAGGGCAGGCAGAATTAGGCAAGGATCTGGGGAGAGGCTGAACTGATGGAGGTAGGGAGAGAGCCCCGAGAAACCTCCAAGAGCACGACTTACCCAGGTGATCTGTTTAGAGACAAGTGGAGGAAGCAGGATAGAGGGCTGCAAAGCCCTCAGCCCTTTTATATCTGTCTCAGACAGCCTGCGGCATTGAACAGAGTTGGAAGCCCCAGATATTCATGCAATAAAACTGAAACCCTTCATGACACACGTGGAGACGTGGAGCAATTATATTCCTTCCCCTTCAGGGACACTGAGGCTCAAACAtgcgcaggggaacagggatgTGATGGGAGGAACAAGCTGTGACACATAACGTCTTGAAAGGCCAGCTGCTACTGAAGCTGACCT
Proteins encoded in this region:
- the LOC136788175 gene encoding claw keratin-like translates to MSCSSLCAPVCGVAAPAPVADSANEPCVRQCPDSTVVIQPPATVLTLPGPILSSFPQHAVVGSAGVPGVAGGFGGTFGGRGGFGGYGGLGGYGGLLGYGGLGGYGGLGGYGGLGGYGGYGAFGSCGYGGWRRGLRYLSGSCGPC
- the LOC136788183 gene encoding claw keratin-like, translating into MSCSSLCAPVCGVAAPAPVADSFNEPCVQQCPDSTVVIQPPATVLTLPGPILSSFPQHAVVGSAGVPGVAGGFGGTFGGRGGFGGYGGLGGYGGLLGYGGLGGYGGLGGYGGLGGYGGYGAFGSCGYGGWRRGHRYLSGNCGPC